A single Gammaproteobacteria bacterium DNA region contains:
- a CDS encoding ABC transporter permease, which produces MNVARVTNFLDQAGLTWFAPVIRLCVGEDPKAQLKSLWMLMGVPLVAIVLFLGLWNVTAAGVQTSLGTIPGPAQVWREFRNLVQSHHEERAKARAFYERQRQRNAELLAKDSRAKVEIRPWTGKPTFFDQILTSLKTVFTGFLLASVVAVPLGILCGTSRIVMAALNPLIQVFKPVSPLAWLPIVTLIVSAAYASNDGWLPKSFIVSAVTVTLCSLWPTVINTAVGVASVDKDLINVARVLQLSWVTRIIKIIIPSSLPLIFTGLRLSLGVGWMVLIAAEMLAQNPGLGKFVWDEFQNGSSQSLARIMVAVLTIGLIGFLLDRLMLTAQQLFTYGERRT; this is translated from the coding sequence ATGAATGTCGCGCGCGTGACGAACTTTCTCGATCAGGCCGGACTGACCTGGTTCGCGCCGGTGATCCGATTGTGTGTCGGAGAGGATCCGAAGGCGCAATTGAAGAGCTTGTGGATGTTGATGGGCGTGCCACTGGTGGCGATTGTGCTGTTCCTGGGGTTGTGGAACGTCACCGCCGCCGGCGTGCAGACCAGTCTGGGCACCATCCCGGGGCCGGCGCAGGTATGGCGGGAGTTCCGCAATCTGGTGCAGAGCCACCATGAAGAGCGCGCCAAGGCGCGTGCCTTCTATGAACGGCAGCGGCAGCGCAATGCGGAGTTGCTCGCCAAGGATTCCCGGGCAAAGGTCGAGATCCGGCCTTGGACCGGCAAGCCGACGTTCTTCGATCAAATCCTGACCAGTCTGAAGACCGTGTTCACCGGCTTCCTGCTGGCCTCCGTGGTGGCCGTGCCGCTTGGCATCCTGTGCGGCACCAGCAGGATCGTCATGGCGGCGCTGAACCCGCTGATCCAGGTCTTCAAGCCGGTGTCGCCGCTGGCCTGGCTGCCGATCGTGACCTTGATTGTGAGCGCGGCATACGCGAGCAACGACGGCTGGCTGCCAAAGTCGTTCATCGTGTCGGCGGTCACGGTGACGCTGTGTTCGCTGTGGCCGACGGTGATCAACACTGCCGTCGGCGTCGCCTCCGTGGACAAGGACCTCATCAACGTGGCGCGCGTGCTGCAACTGTCCTGGGTGACGCGCATTATCAAGATCATCATCCCCTCGTCGCTGCCGCTCATCTTCACCGGCCTGCGCCTCTCGCTGGGCGTGGGCTGGATGGTGCTGATCGCCGCCGAGATGCTGGCGCAGAACCCGGGGTTGGGCAAGTTCGTCTGGGATGAATTTCAGAACGGCAGCTCACAGTCACTGGCGCGCATCATGGTGGCGGTGCTGACCATCGGCCTCATCGGTTTTCTGCTGGACCGCCTCATGCTGACCGCGCAGCAGTTGTTTACTTATGGCGAGCGGCGCACGTAA
- a CDS encoding ABC transporter ATP-binding protein, which translates to MGTAPADAIVSAAPTPLLELKGISKSHGSGAHATAVLKDINLAIREGEFIAIVGFSGSGKTTLISLIAGLIPPDAGQVLKNGRTITGPGPDRGVVFQSYSLMPWMTVHQNVALAVYQVCRHLSPAGRRARIEKYIDMVNLTPAMEKRPAELSGGMRQRVAVARALAMSPDILLLDEPLSALDALTRAKLQDEIVRIWEREKKTVILITNDVDEGLMLADRIIPLKPGPGATLGPEFAVNLPRPRDRKAMNHDPAFKHLRREVTQYLMDVGMDRQSAADQEIRLPDVLPVTARELQPIGTVHHDVLPETELERYVDFAGVSKIYPTRKGLVKVVDGFDLHIRKGEFVSIIGHSGCGKSTVLSMVAGLSEISEGGITLNYREINAAGPDRGVVFQSPSLVPWLSAYDNVRLGVDRVYPHVSAQERRDIIAYYLARVGLADAMHKKAAELSNGMKQRVGIARAFALSPKLLLLDEPFGMLDSLTRWELQEVLMEVWARAQLTAVLVTHDVDEAILLADRVVMMTNGPNARVGRIMNVDLPRPRTRKALLNHPDYYRLREGLIDFLTECDHP; encoded by the coding sequence ATGGGAACCGCGCCCGCCGATGCGATTGTGTCAGCGGCCCCGACGCCGCTGCTCGAACTCAAGGGCATCAGCAAGTCCCATGGCAGCGGGGCGCACGCCACCGCCGTGCTCAAGGACATCAATCTCGCCATCCGTGAGGGCGAGTTCATCGCCATCGTCGGTTTCTCCGGCAGCGGCAAGACCACTCTGATCTCGCTCATCGCGGGGCTGATCCCCCCGGATGCGGGGCAGGTGCTCAAGAACGGCCGGACTATCACCGGGCCGGGGCCGGATCGCGGCGTTGTGTTCCAGAGTTATTCGCTGATGCCATGGATGACAGTGCACCAGAACGTGGCGCTGGCGGTGTATCAGGTCTGCAGACATCTGTCACCCGCCGGGCGCAGGGCGCGCATCGAGAAGTACATCGACATGGTGAACCTGACGCCGGCGATGGAAAAACGGCCGGCGGAGTTGTCAGGAGGCATGCGCCAGCGCGTGGCGGTGGCGCGCGCGCTCGCCATGAGCCCGGACATCCTGCTGCTCGACGAGCCTCTGTCCGCGCTCGATGCGCTGACACGCGCGAAACTGCAGGATGAAATCGTCCGGATCTGGGAGCGGGAGAAAAAGACCGTCATCCTCATCACCAACGACGTCGATGAGGGTCTCATGCTCGCTGACCGCATCATTCCGCTCAAACCCGGCCCCGGCGCGACATTGGGCCCCGAGTTCGCGGTCAATCTGCCGCGGCCGCGCGATCGCAAGGCGATGAACCACGATCCGGCGTTCAAGCACCTGCGCAGGGAAGTGACGCAGTATCTGATGGACGTCGGCATGGATCGCCAGTCGGCCGCGGATCAGGAGATCAGGCTGCCTGATGTGTTGCCCGTTACCGCCCGCGAGCTGCAACCGATCGGCACCGTCCACCATGACGTGCTGCCGGAGACGGAACTCGAACGCTACGTCGACTTCGCCGGCGTGTCGAAAATCTACCCGACGCGCAAGGGGCTGGTGAAAGTAGTGGATGGATTCGATCTTCACATCCGCAAAGGTGAATTCGTTTCCATCATCGGTCACTCCGGCTGCGGCAAGTCCACGGTGTTGTCGATGGTCGCGGGTCTGAGCGAGATCAGCGAAGGCGGCATCACCCTCAATTACCGCGAGATCAACGCCGCCGGTCCGGATCGCGGCGTCGTTTTCCAGTCACCGAGCCTGGTGCCGTGGCTGTCGGCGTATGACAACGTCCGCCTCGGCGTCGATCGCGTATATCCACACGTTTCCGCACAGGAACGCCGCGACATCATCGCCTATTACCTGGCGCGGGTCGGGCTGGCCGACGCCATGCATAAAAAAGCCGCGGAACTCTCCAATGGCATGAAGCAGCGCGTCGGCATTGCCCGCGCCTTCGCCCTGTCGCCCAAACTGCTGCTGCTGGATGAACCTTTCGGCATGCTCGATTCGTTGACCCGCTGGGAATTGCAGGAGGTATTGATGGAGGTGTGGGCGCGCGCGCAACTGACCGCCGTGCTGGTCACTCACGATGTCGATGAGGCCATCCTGCTCGCCGATCGCGTGGTGATGATGACCAATGGCCCGAATGCGCGCGTCGGCAGGATCATGAACGTCGATCTGCCGCGCCCGCGCACGCGCAAGGCGCTGCTCAATCATCCGGATTACTACCGCCTGCGCGAAGGGCTCATCGATTTCCTCACCGAATGTGATCACCCCTGA
- the nirB gene encoding nitrite reductase large subunit NirB — translation MHKEKLVLIGNGMAGVRTLEELLKLAPDKYDVTVFGAEPYANYNRILLSPVLAGEKTVDQIILNDDAWYAGHGITLHKGRMVIRIDRKARRVHTADGLEAAYDRLILATGSNPFMLPIPGRDLPGVVTFRDIHDVDRMLAAAARGGRAVVIGGGLLGLEAANGLSKRGMDVTVVHLLDTLMERQLDTAAAALLRQSLETRGLRFYTSRQTEAILGGERARAVRFKDGEEIAADLVVMAVGIKPNIDLAKSAGLYCERGVLVNDTMQTYDPRIYAIGECVQHRGQSYGLVAPLFEQARVCANHLAELGFARYSGSVTSTKLKVTGIDLFSAGDFQGGTGTEDIVLKDATRGVYKKLVLKDNRIVGGVLYGDTVDGSWYFQLMKDKTDVAHLRDQLLFGQAHVGDSGHGEKISQMAVMPDSAEICGCNGVCKGTIVRAIIEKKLFTLDEVRAHTKASSSCGSCTGLVEELLASTVGADYTQTPRTKPLCTCTHYTHEEVRRAIVDNALKTLPDVRAFLEWKTPDGCHVCRPALNYYLVCAWPGEYADDAQSRFINERAHANIQKDGTYSVVPRIWGGVTNAHELRAIADVAEKYQVPTVKITGGQRIDLLGVKKEDLPSVWGDLARAGFVSGHAYGKALRTVKTCVGSEWCRFGTQDSTTMGIRLEKMTWGAWTPHKTKMAVSGCPRNCAEATIKDFGVVAVDSGWELHVGGNGGVKVRATDLLCKVTTMEEVEEYCAAFMQLYREDARYLERTAPWIERVGLEFVKKAIVNDAENRRRLAARFLASQKHAQKDPWAERAAGLQRGEFAPLKTVPAMPRAVA, via the coding sequence ATGCACAAGGAAAAACTCGTCCTGATCGGCAACGGCATGGCCGGTGTACGCACGCTGGAAGAACTGCTCAAGCTGGCGCCCGACAAATACGACGTCACTGTCTTCGGCGCCGAGCCGTACGCCAATTACAACCGCATCCTGCTTTCGCCAGTGCTCGCCGGCGAGAAGACCGTGGATCAGATCATCTTGAATGACGACGCCTGGTATGCCGGACACGGGATCACTTTGCACAAGGGCAGGATGGTCATCCGGATCGACCGGAAGGCGCGGCGGGTGCACACCGCGGACGGGCTGGAGGCCGCTTATGACCGGCTCATTCTCGCCACCGGATCGAATCCATTCATGCTGCCGATACCGGGGCGCGACCTGCCGGGGGTGGTGACCTTCCGCGACATTCACGACGTCGATCGCATGCTGGCGGCGGCGGCACGAGGCGGCAGGGCGGTGGTCATCGGCGGTGGCCTGCTCGGCCTGGAAGCCGCCAACGGCCTGTCCAAACGCGGGATGGACGTCACCGTCGTGCACCTGCTCGACACGCTCATGGAACGGCAACTCGATACCGCCGCCGCGGCGCTGCTGCGCCAATCACTGGAGACACGCGGGCTCAGGTTTTACACCAGCCGCCAGACCGAGGCCATTCTGGGCGGGGAGCGCGCGCGCGCGGTGCGTTTCAAAGACGGCGAGGAGATTGCCGCCGATCTGGTGGTCATGGCCGTCGGCATCAAGCCGAACATCGATCTGGCGAAGTCCGCCGGCCTGTATTGCGAGCGGGGCGTGCTGGTCAACGATACGATGCAGACCTATGACCCCCGCATCTACGCGATCGGCGAGTGCGTGCAGCATCGCGGCCAGAGCTACGGCCTGGTGGCGCCGCTCTTCGAGCAGGCCAGGGTCTGCGCCAATCATCTGGCCGAACTCGGTTTCGCGCGCTACAGCGGATCCGTCACCTCCACCAAGCTCAAGGTCACCGGCATCGATCTTTTCTCCGCCGGTGATTTCCAGGGCGGCACCGGCACCGAGGACATCGTGCTCAAGGATGCCACCCGCGGCGTCTACAAGAAGCTGGTGCTGAAGGACAATCGCATCGTCGGCGGTGTGCTGTACGGGGACACCGTCGATGGCTCGTGGTATTTCCAGTTGATGAAGGACAAGACCGACGTCGCGCACCTGCGCGATCAACTGCTGTTCGGTCAGGCGCACGTCGGCGACTCCGGGCATGGCGAAAAGATCAGCCAGATGGCGGTGATGCCGGACAGCGCCGAGATCTGCGGCTGCAACGGCGTCTGCAAAGGCACGATCGTCCGGGCCATCATCGAGAAGAAACTGTTTACGCTGGATGAGGTGCGCGCACACACCAAGGCGTCGAGCTCGTGCGGTTCGTGCACGGGCCTGGTCGAGGAGCTGCTCGCCTCGACCGTCGGCGCCGACTATACGCAGACGCCCAGGACCAAGCCGCTCTGTACCTGCACGCATTACACGCACGAGGAGGTGCGCCGCGCGATTGTCGACAACGCCCTCAAAACATTGCCGGACGTGCGCGCCTTCCTCGAATGGAAAACACCGGACGGCTGCCATGTGTGCCGGCCGGCGCTGAATTATTACCTGGTCTGCGCCTGGCCCGGCGAATACGCCGACGACGCCCAGTCGCGCTTCATCAACGAGCGGGCGCACGCCAACATCCAGAAGGACGGCACCTATTCGGTGGTGCCGCGCATCTGGGGCGGGGTCACCAATGCGCATGAGTTGCGCGCCATCGCCGACGTCGCCGAGAAATACCAGGTGCCGACGGTGAAGATCACCGGCGGCCAGCGCATCGATCTGCTGGGCGTGAAGAAGGAGGACCTGCCGAGTGTGTGGGGCGATCTGGCGCGGGCCGGCTTCGTCTCCGGTCACGCCTACGGCAAGGCGCTGCGCACGGTGAAGACCTGCGTCGGCTCCGAGTGGTGCCGCTTCGGCACGCAGGACTCGACCACCATGGGCATCCGGCTGGAAAAGATGACCTGGGGCGCGTGGACGCCGCACAAGACCAAGATGGCCGTCTCCGGTTGCCCGCGCAATTGCGCCGAGGCGACCATCAAGGACTTCGGCGTGGTCGCCGTCGACTCTGGCTGGGAGTTGCACGTCGGCGGCAACGGCGGCGTCAAGGTGCGCGCGACGGATTTGCTGTGCAAGGTCACGACCATGGAGGAGGTGGAGGAATACTGCGCCGCCTTCATGCAGCTTTACCGCGAGGACGCGCGTTATCTCGAGCGCACGGCGCCATGGATCGAGCGCGTCGGGCTCGAATTCGTCAAGAAGGCCATTGTCAATGACGCGGAAAACCGCCGGCGCCTGGCGGCACGCTTCCTCGCCTCCCAGAAGCACGCGCAAAAGGATCCGTGGGCGGAGCGCGCCGCCGGCCTGCAACGCGGGGAATTCGCACCGCTGAAGACCGTCCCGGCGATGCCGCGGGCGGTCGCCTGA
- the nirD gene encoding nitrite reductase small subunit NirD — translation MSWVEIGPLQEIPRLGARVVRTAQGDIAVFRAADDAVFALDDHCPHKGGPLSQGIVYDRRVACPLHNWVISLESGEATGADQGCTRRHEVKIENGRVLLRLAVQDVGPALEQRCAAAR, via the coding sequence ATGAGCTGGGTCGAGATCGGGCCGTTGCAGGAAATACCGCGGCTGGGGGCACGGGTGGTGCGCACGGCGCAGGGCGACATCGCCGTGTTTCGCGCCGCCGATGACGCGGTGTTCGCGCTGGACGATCACTGCCCGCACAAGGGCGGTCCGCTGTCGCAGGGCATCGTTTACGATCGCCGCGTCGCCTGCCCGCTGCACAACTGGGTGATCTCGCTCGAAAGCGGCGAGGCCACCGGCGCCGACCAGGGCTGCACCCGCCGGCACGAGGTCAAAATCGAAAACGGCCGCGTCCTGCTGCGCCTTGCGGTGCAGGATGTCGGACCGGCACTGGAACAACGTTGCGCCGCGGCGCGGTGA
- a CDS encoding molybdopterin-dependent oxidoreductase, translated as MTATAVATTCPYCGVGCGILASRQADGAVAVRGDPGHPANFGRLCSKGTALGETLDLEDRLLHPELHGQRVSWDEALDLVAGEFIRIIRAHGRQSVAFYVSGQLLTEDYYVANKLMKGYIGTANIDTNSRLCMSSSVAGHQRAFGADTVPCSYADLELADLLVLVGSNAAWCHPVLWQRIMEERSLRPEMKIVVIDPRRTATAVEADLFLPIQSGTDTMLFNGLLHHLNRESALDWNFLEHHTEGYSAAFTAASNSAPSIPAVAAACGLDAEDVAAFYRMFTRTPRVVTCYSQGVNQSSCGTDKVNSIINCHLATGRIGKPGMGPFSLTGQPNAMGGREVGGLANQLAAHMHINNPDHRERVQRFWNSPVIADQPGLKAVEMFHAIGRGEIKAVWIMATNPVVSLPDADAVRAALSGCELVVVSDCVRHTDTTALAHVLLPALAWGEKDGTVTNSERRISRQRTFLPTPGEAKPDWWIVSEVARRMGFGDAFGYQSAADVFREHAALSACENHGRRDLDLGGLAGIDDGAYDALRPVQWPVPSADLSSSGTARMFTDGRFFHVGGKARLVPIKPQPPAHVPDRDYPLVFNTGRVRDHWHTMTRTGKSARLSAHTPEPYIDVHPVDAQSHGLTHNQLARIESRWGSAVGRVHISATQRPGELFMPMHWNDQYAALARVDAVVNPAVDPHSGQPELKHTPVRIQPLQPAWEAVLFGVTEPPAGSTRWVGVRGRNGLHLHAAGLSWPAQGPASAAAWLPPPAPGEELIEYVDVAAGRYRAALLRDGRLRACVFAGSGGEARPSLEWLDGLTDGDEPLSASDRMALLSGRPPRNGRDTGQIVCSCFGVGRNNIIKAARDGCRSVDDIARVLYAGTNCGSCRAEIRELIDSVP; from the coding sequence ATGACCGCCACGGCCGTCGCCACCACCTGCCCTTACTGCGGCGTGGGTTGCGGCATACTCGCGTCCCGGCAGGCCGACGGCGCCGTGGCAGTGCGCGGCGATCCGGGTCACCCCGCCAATTTCGGCCGGCTGTGCTCCAAGGGAACGGCGCTGGGGGAGACCCTCGATCTCGAGGATCGGCTGCTGCATCCCGAACTGCACGGACAGCGCGTGTCCTGGGACGAGGCCCTGGACCTCGTCGCCGGGGAATTCATACGCATCATCCGCGCGCACGGCCGCCAGTCCGTGGCCTTCTATGTCTCCGGGCAGTTGCTGACCGAGGATTACTACGTTGCCAACAAGCTGATGAAGGGTTACATCGGCACCGCCAACATCGACACCAACTCGCGTCTGTGCATGTCCTCCAGCGTCGCCGGCCATCAGCGTGCCTTCGGCGCCGACACCGTGCCGTGCAGCTACGCCGATCTCGAACTCGCCGATCTGCTGGTGCTGGTCGGCTCCAACGCCGCCTGGTGCCATCCGGTACTGTGGCAGCGCATCATGGAGGAGCGCAGCCTGCGGCCGGAGATGAAGATTGTCGTCATCGATCCACGCCGCACCGCCACCGCCGTGGAGGCGGACCTGTTTCTGCCCATCCAGTCCGGCACGGACACCATGCTGTTCAACGGCCTGCTGCACCACTTGAACCGCGAGTCCGCGCTGGACTGGAATTTTCTCGAGCATCACACCGAGGGTTACTCGGCGGCGTTCACGGCCGCCAGCAACAGTGCGCCGTCGATTCCGGCGGTGGCTGCGGCCTGCGGTCTGGACGCGGAGGACGTGGCGGCATTCTACCGCATGTTCACGCGCACGCCGCGGGTGGTCACCTGCTATTCGCAGGGCGTCAACCAGTCCTCCTGCGGTACCGACAAGGTCAACAGCATCATCAACTGCCACCTCGCCACCGGGCGCATCGGCAAACCGGGGATGGGGCCTTTTTCGCTCACCGGCCAGCCCAACGCCATGGGTGGGCGCGAGGTTGGCGGGCTGGCCAACCAGCTCGCCGCGCACATGCACATCAACAATCCCGATCATCGCGAACGTGTGCAGCGGTTCTGGAATTCGCCGGTGATCGCGGATCAGCCGGGACTGAAGGCCGTCGAGATGTTCCATGCCATCGGCCGCGGCGAGATCAAGGCGGTGTGGATCATGGCCACCAATCCGGTGGTAAGCCTGCCGGATGCCGACGCCGTGCGCGCGGCGCTTTCCGGCTGTGAACTGGTGGTCGTGTCCGATTGCGTGCGCCATACCGACACCACGGCGCTGGCACACGTGCTGTTGCCGGCGCTGGCCTGGGGCGAGAAGGACGGCACGGTGACCAACTCCGAGCGCCGCATCTCGCGCCAGCGCACCTTCCTGCCCACGCCGGGGGAGGCAAAGCCGGATTGGTGGATCGTAAGCGAAGTGGCGCGCCGCATGGGGTTTGGCGACGCCTTCGGCTATCAGAGCGCCGCCGATGTTTTCCGCGAGCACGCCGCGCTCAGCGCCTGCGAAAACCACGGCCGCCGCGATCTCGATCTGGGCGGTCTCGCCGGCATTGACGACGGCGCCTATGACGCGTTGCGGCCGGTGCAATGGCCGGTGCCTTCCGCCGATCTTTCATCATCCGGCACGGCGCGGATGTTCACCGACGGACGGTTCTTCCACGTCGGCGGCAAGGCGCGGCTGGTGCCGATCAAGCCGCAGCCGCCCGCCCACGTGCCCGATCGGGACTATCCGCTGGTGTTCAACACCGGCCGCGTCCGCGATCACTGGCACACCATGACGCGCACCGGCAAATCGGCGCGGCTGTCGGCGCACACGCCGGAGCCGTATATCGACGTGCATCCCGTCGATGCGCAATCGCACGGCCTCACCCACAACCAACTCGCGCGCATTGAGAGCCGCTGGGGCAGCGCCGTGGGGCGCGTTCACATCAGCGCGACGCAGCGACCGGGCGAGCTGTTCATGCCCATGCACTGGAACGATCAATATGCGGCGCTGGCGCGCGTCGATGCCGTGGTCAATCCGGCCGTCGATCCGCATTCCGGCCAGCCGGAGCTGAAGCATACGCCGGTGCGCATCCAACCGCTGCAACCGGCATGGGAGGCGGTGTTATTCGGGGTCACAGAACCACCTGCGGGCAGCACGCGCTGGGTGGGGGTGCGCGGCCGCAACGGGTTGCATCTGCACGCCGCCGGATTGAGCTGGCCCGCACAAGGGCCGGCAAGCGCGGCGGCGTGGCTGCCGCCCCCCGCCCCCGGCGAGGAATTGATCGAATATGTAGACGTGGCCGCCGGCCGTTATCGCGCGGCGCTGCTGCGCGATGGCCGTCTGCGCGCCTGCGTCTTCGCCGGAAGCGGTGGCGAAGCGCGGCCGTCGCTGGAGTGGCTGGATGGCTTGACGGACGGCGATGAACCGCTGAGCGCTTCTGATCGTATGGCGCTGTTGTCGGGCCGGCCACCGCGCAACGGACGCGATACCGGCCAGATCGTGTGCTCCTGTTTCGGCGTCGGCCGCAACAACATCATAAAGGCGGCCAGGGACGGCTGCCGCTCGGTGGACGACATCGCTCGCGTGCTCTACGCCGGCACCAATTGTGGCTCGTGCCGCGCCGAAATCCGCGAACTCATCGATTCCGTTCCGTGA
- the chrA gene encoding chromate efflux transporter, giving the protein MNADPFETGAGEDMTARNSGALEVLAEALKLGMTSFGGPIAHLGYFERVYVRRLRWLSAEEYTGLVALCQLLPGPASSQVSFLIGLRRAGWPGAIAAFLGFTLPSALLMYLFAVFAPRVQGSMMGGVLHGLKLVAVAVVAQAVLSMARRLSPDPLRALIAAAAMTILLISGGTLMQMGVLVLGAVGGLAGCRRVHWPAMRLHDSIGNRAAGAALALFLALLMGLPLAAAALPGGMTALADIFYRAGALVFGGGHVVLPLLRDALVPGGWMTDDAFLAGYGFAQAMPGPLFTVSAYLGAVVAPQGGMLPSAGVALGFMFLPGLLIAIAGLRLWALINAAPLASGALAGVNAAVVGILGAALCTPVWTTSVHDYRDAVIAVAGLLLLERWRVPPIAVVILCVVVSAAVTPH; this is encoded by the coding sequence GTGAATGCCGATCCGTTCGAAACAGGCGCCGGGGAGGACATGACCGCCCGAAATTCCGGCGCCTTGGAAGTTCTGGCCGAGGCACTCAAGCTCGGCATGACCTCATTCGGCGGTCCAATCGCGCATCTGGGCTATTTTGAGCGCGTCTACGTCCGGCGGCTGCGCTGGCTGAGCGCGGAGGAATACACAGGCTTGGTGGCGCTCTGCCAATTGCTGCCCGGCCCCGCCAGCAGCCAGGTCAGCTTCCTGATCGGCCTCCGTAGGGCGGGATGGCCCGGCGCGATCGCGGCCTTTCTGGGATTCACGCTGCCGTCCGCGCTGCTGATGTACCTCTTCGCCGTGTTCGCGCCCAGGGTGCAGGGCTCGATGATGGGGGGCGTGCTGCACGGCCTCAAGCTGGTGGCGGTCGCGGTCGTGGCGCAGGCGGTCTTGAGCATGGCGCGGCGGCTCAGCCCCGATCCCCTCCGTGCGCTCATCGCCGCTGCGGCGATGACCATATTGCTGATCAGCGGCGGCACCTTGATGCAGATGGGTGTCCTCGTTCTGGGCGCTGTCGGTGGACTCGCCGGGTGCCGGCGCGTGCACTGGCCGGCCATGCGCCTGCACGACTCCATCGGCAACCGCGCCGCCGGCGCGGCGCTGGCGCTGTTTCTCGCCCTGCTCATGGGCCTGCCGCTGGCGGCGGCGGCGCTGCCCGGCGGGATGACGGCGCTGGCGGACATTTTTTACCGGGCCGGGGCGCTGGTGTTCGGCGGCGGGCACGTCGTGCTGCCGTTGCTGCGCGACGCGCTGGTGCCGGGCGGCTGGATGACGGACGATGCCTTCCTGGCCGGCTACGGTTTCGCGCAGGCGATGCCGGGGCCGCTGTTCACGGTGTCCGCTTACCTCGGCGCTGTAGTCGCGCCTCAGGGAGGCATGCTGCCAAGTGCGGGCGTCGCGCTCGGGTTCATGTTCCTGCCGGGCCTGCTGATCGCCATTGCCGGTCTGCGTCTTTGGGCCCTGATCAACGCCGCCCCGCTCGCGTCGGGCGCGCTGGCGGGCGTCAACGCCGCTGTGGTGGGCATCCTGGGCGCGGCGTTGTGCACCCCCGTCTGGACGACTTCCGTTCACGATTACCGCGACGCGGTCATCGCCGTGGCGGGCCTGCTTCTGCTCGAACGCTGGCGCGTGCCGCCCATCGCCGTCGTGATCCTGTGTGTCGTCGTCTCGGCCGCGGTGACACCGCACTGA
- a CDS encoding peptidoglycan-binding domain-containing protein: MLRQTALAAISILSLAVFAEGESGTAGSKAPSPAETQIFPPVSESPALPPPAAETPASPSPAAEAAKPEAPTASEPAAEADAGAAAMPESDAPPPTAKPGECYARVNVPPEVTTVQEQVLKHEAYQKVEVVPAVYQNVEENVLVKEASKRIEVVPAEYETQTEQVLVRPATSRMEVVPAEYDEVKEQVLVRAGSTNWQQCPPTGGKSKSTGDDTDVRCLVEVPPVYQTVTKLVVKKPETTREVPVPAEYTTVTKTVMKTPPTTREVDVPPEYKKVIVTKEVSPAKEVKVDVPAEYQTVTRIKRVSEGRTEWRSILCRADATPEKVMDIQKALKEAGYNPGKIDGVLSTRTFTAIYAYQKDKNLPIDYGTYLNLDTLTALGINPH, from the coding sequence TTGCTACGCCAAACCGCACTTGCCGCCATCAGTATATTGAGTCTGGCCGTGTTCGCCGAAGGGGAATCCGGCACCGCCGGGTCAAAGGCCCCCAGTCCCGCCGAAACCCAGATATTTCCTCCCGTCAGTGAATCACCGGCGCTGCCTCCCCCGGCCGCAGAAACCCCGGCATCGCCGTCTCCCGCTGCCGAAGCCGCCAAGCCTGAAGCGCCAACCGCCAGCGAGCCAGCTGCCGAGGCCGATGCGGGCGCTGCGGCCATGCCGGAATCCGACGCCCCGCCGCCCACGGCCAAGCCCGGCGAATGCTATGCCCGTGTGAACGTACCACCTGAAGTTACGACTGTGCAGGAACAGGTGCTGAAGCACGAGGCCTATCAAAAAGTCGAGGTCGTTCCCGCCGTTTACCAAAACGTGGAGGAAAACGTGCTGGTGAAGGAGGCCTCCAAACGCATCGAGGTCGTCCCGGCGGAATACGAGACCCAGACGGAACAAGTGCTGGTACGCCCCGCCACAAGCCGCATGGAAGTCGTGCCGGCGGAGTATGACGAAGTGAAGGAACAAGTGTTGGTGCGCGCCGGTTCTACCAATTGGCAACAGTGTCCCCCCACCGGCGGCAAGAGCAAGTCCACTGGCGACGATACGGACGTCCGTTGTCTGGTGGAGGTGCCGCCCGTTTATCAGACAGTCACCAAACTGGTGGTGAAGAAGCCGGAGACCACCCGTGAGGTGCCGGTGCCCGCCGAATACACCACCGTGACCAAAACCGTGATGAAAACCCCGCCAACCACGCGCGAGGTGGATGTGCCGCCGGAATACAAGAAGGTCATCGTCACCAAGGAAGTGAGCCCCGCGAAGGAAGTGAAGGTTGATGTGCCGGCGGAGTACCAGACGGTGACGCGCATCAAGCGCGTCAGCGAGGGCCGCACCGAGTGGCGCTCGATCCTCTGCCGCGCCGACGCCACGCCGGAAAAGGTGATGGATATCCAAAAGGCGTTGAAAGAGGCGGGCTACAATCCAGGCAAGATTGACGGCGTGCTCAGCACCCGGACGTTTACGGCAATCTACGCCTACCAAAAGGACAAGAATCTGCCGATCGACTACGGAACCTATCTCAACCTCGATACACTCACCGCGCTCGGCATCAATCCGCACTAA